GCAGCTGGCCCGGGAGGCTGGCAGGTCCCAGAAGACACCTCACACGGGTTCCATCTGCAGCTCCTCCCCGTCCACAGCCTCAATCTGGTGGAAGGCAGCATGGGAGCCGATGACCACCAGGGTGGCTCCTGCAGGAAAGCCGGCAGCTCAGGGCCATGCTCCTGTACCTGGCCCCCACCATCCACCCCAGCTGCTCAGACCCTGTACTCACCCAGCACCCAGAAGACGGCCGAGCCCGCACCAGCCAGccagaagaaggggaaggagatgCCTCCAGCCAGAGCGTACTGATGCGCTGGGCTCACCTCTCGGCCTGAAAGCAGATGGCATTGGGGCGCTGTTCCGACCCTTCATGCCCTCTCCCAGAGTAACCCCTGCTGCCCCCCAACAATCTGTATAAGCTTCAGGTCCTCAGGATCAAATCCAAACTCCTCATGCCAAGGCCCTCCAGGTCCTGGGGTCACCCTGCTCCCCTGGTGTCCTCACTGCCCTCCAGAACACAGCACACCATcctcgcctgcctcagccccacgcTCTGCCCTCTGCCCCACATCCTCCAGGAAGTTCCTGGGATCCCAGCTTCCTGCTCCCTAGACTAGGGCTCTCCTGCTGCAACCCTCACGCAGACCAGGGGTCTCAAACTGGTGGCCCAAGGGCCAAATCTGACCTGTggatgtgtgtttgttttgagatgtttTACAAGGATGTGATTTGTGGCTGGCAAAGTGAatgatttcacataaaaataccAACTTCACGCTTCCCATAGAAGTCTCAGGGATGGGGTCTGCATGCTCTGGTGCCTGTGCTGCAGGCGCTCCCTCCCCCTAAGCCCGTCATGCACATAACTTGCAGGCCCCTGAAGAGCCTGGCCTTCAGGTCTACCTGACAGCCCAATCCCAACTCCCTGACCCCACTCCAAACCTTGATTTTCCCCTGGGGGGAATTTCCCCTGGCATTTTGTTCTCCCAGTGGTCCTTGGTACTAGTCTGGGAACCACATGAAACACactcctcagcttccccaagttCCAAGTTCTTTCTGGTCACATCccagaaagcaggaaaagaaacGGGAACAGATCTAGGCCAGTGTAAGTTCGCCACCTGGTGTCCAGTGTGGGCACCTGCAGCTGATGCTTGCCGCAGAAAGCGgcaaggggaggagagaggggaggagtcATGTGGTTTGAAGAGGAGTAGGTTTAAGGCACAGCAGCCAGGTGGAGCCTAGGTTTGAGGAATAGCAATTTGAGGGGGCTGAGACTCGATGGGAGCATCGGTTGTGTCTGAGATTTTTAAAGGATCAGGTTTGGGAGATCTAGTGTACATCTAGGCTTCGGCGGACTTGGGTTTTGAAGGACTTGGATTTGGGGTCTGAGGTTTGCATCCCAAAAGACCAAGATTCGAGGGACCAAGGATTCATCTGGGCAGGGGGTTTCTCACCAAAAAGCACAAGCTTGGACTGCAAGGTGCGCAGATAGAGAATGTAACAGGCGCCGAAAAAGACAGCCAGAGCCACCAGCAACATAGGGGACGTCACCCTGGAGGAGGAGTGCAGGGAGGCAGCGGTTAGGCAGCTGGGGCTGGTCAGCCAGGGAGCCCTGGCCTTCTCCACCGGCGGGAGGCAAGCTACATTCTGGAGACCAGGGAGGGCCAGGTGACATTCAGTCACACTGCATCCTGGCCAGGGTGATGGTGGGGTAGGG
The sequence above is drawn from the Macaca thibetana thibetana isolate TM-01 chromosome 19, ASM2454274v1, whole genome shotgun sequence genome and encodes:
- the RABAC1 gene encoding prenylated Rab acceptor protein 1, producing MAAQKDQQKDVEAEGLSATTLLPKLIPSGAGREWLERRRATIRPWGTFVDQQRFSRPRNLGELCQRLVRNVEYYQSNYVFVFLGLILYCVVTSPMLLVALAVFFGACYILYLRTLQSKLVLFGREVSPAHQYALAGGISFPFFWLAGAGSAVFWVLGATLVVIGSHAAFHQIEAVDGEELQMEPV